The following are encoded in a window of Astyanax mexicanus isolate ESR-SI-001 chromosome 6, AstMex3_surface, whole genome shotgun sequence genomic DNA:
- the tmem14cb gene encoding transmembrane protein 14Cb, translated as MAADWLGYGYAALVALGGAIGYINAGSMMSLIAGLVFGVLAAIGSRQISQNPRNVWLSLGTYGTLAVVMGVRFLNSWKVMPAGIMTGTSLFMFVRAALIYLWQQKKST; from the exons ATGGCCGCTGACTGGCTCGGATATGGATACGCCGCTCTGGTGGCGCTAGGGGGCGCAATTGGTTACATAAATGCAG gcAGTATGATGTCATTAATAGCTGGACTGGTCTTTGGAGTTTTGGCAGCGATCGGTTCGCGGCAAATCTCTCAGAATCCAAGAAATGTGTGGTTAAGTCTTG GGACCTATGGGACTCTGGCAGTAGTGATGGGTGTGAGATTTTTAAACTCATGGAAAGTAATGCCAGCTGGAATAATGACAGGAACcag TTTATTCATGTTTGTGAGAGCAGCACTGATCTACCTGTGGCAGCAGAAGAAATCAACATGA